One Campylobacter sputorum subsp. sputorum DNA segment encodes these proteins:
- a CDS encoding ComEA family DNA-binding protein: protein MKKLLLLLVLVCTYVFGAIDLNTASKDELMTLKGVGESKAEAIIEYRKANKFNSIEDIKKVKGIGDKIYKDNKIV, encoded by the coding sequence ATGAAAAAGTTACTTTTATTATTGGTACTTGTTTGTACATATGTATTTGGAGCTATAGATTTAAATACAGCTTCTAAAGATGAACTTATGACATTAAAAGGTGTTGGAGAGTCTAAAGCAGAGGCTATCATAGAGTATAGAAAAGCTAATAAATTTAATAGCATTGAAGACATAAAAAAAGTAAAAGGTATAGGCGATAAGATTTATAAAGATAATAAAATAGTATGA
- the kdsB gene encoding 3-deoxy-manno-octulosonate cytidylyltransferase, whose translation MIVIPARLNSTRLKDKILLDIFGVPMFIATANNASKIDSVLIAVDDEKVYNIAKEHGFDAVMTDINHQSGTDRINEAVNKMGLKDSELIINVQADEPFFEISNLLKFKKFASQKIERGSFMASCFKMVSKDEAKDPNLVKVVIDENFDAMYFSRSLIPYPRNECELYKAHIGIYAYSVATLREFCSFLPSFLENTEKLEQLRALQNCKKISMLEIFTTSIGIDCKEDYQRAIKAYREASLYEQ comes from the coding sequence ATGATAGTAATACCAGCAAGACTTAATTCAACTAGACTAAAAGATAAGATTTTACTTGATATTTTTGGAGTGCCTATGTTTATAGCCACTGCAAACAATGCGTCAAAAATAGATAGTGTCTTAATAGCTGTTGATGATGAGAAAGTTTATAATATAGCAAAAGAACACGGATTTGATGCCGTTATGACAGATATAAATCATCAAAGCGGAACAGATAGGATAAATGAAGCAGTAAATAAAATGGGGCTTAAAGATAGTGAGCTTATCATAAATGTCCAAGCTGATGAGCCTTTTTTTGAGATATCAAATTTACTAAAATTTAAAAAATTTGCAAGCCAAAAGATAGAGCGGGGTTCTTTTATGGCAAGTTGCTTTAAAATGGTCTCTAAAGATGAGGCAAAAGATCCAAATTTAGTAAAAGTTGTTATCGATGAGAATTTCGATGCTATGTATTTTTCTCGCTCACTTATACCTTATCCAAGGAATGAGTGCGAGCTTTATAAGGCTCATATCGGAATTTATGCATATAGCGTTGCAACTCTTAGAGAATTTTGTTCTTTTTTGCCATCTTTTCTTGAAAATACAGAAAAACTTGAACAGCTTCGTGCCTTGCAAAATTGTAAAAAAATATCTATGCTAGAAATTTTTACAACAAGTATCGGTATAGACTGCAAAGAGGATTATCAAAGAGCCATAAAAGCTTACAGGGAAGCAAGTTTGTATGAGCAATGA
- the thrC gene encoding threonine synthase: MILTTTRLKQGDEAQCCKFSDALLSPSSVYGGLFAPKDLPKISSKFFKKERSYEEFALKVIEKFSFDLDINSFKKAIKRYRNFDDENSPIKIKKISKNLYINELFHGPTRAFKDMALQPFGKILDELAKDRFEKYLIMCATSGDTGPATLNTFEKSKNVKVVCLYPIDGTSEVQRLQMVTSKGKNLKVIGIKGNFDDAQRALKTLLNDEDFKEQLLKENLNLSAANSVNFGRILFQILYHLYVYAYLLFSKKIKDDESIDIIVPSGNFGNALGAYYAKKMGAKIGMIKIASNSNNILTEFFNTGVYDLRNKKLIKTMSPAMDILISSNVERLLFDKFGSVRTKELMDSLNKNKFYELSKDELKELQNDFMADFCTDEECAKFIKECAKDSNLIDPHTATCFKMVQKDKINVITSTAQWVKFTPSMIKAIKNENIIDEKKQMIKLAKEFDAKIPKSILTLFDDKINHSDVVDQSEIKNTIIKWIKS; encoded by the coding sequence ATGATATTAACTACAACTCGCTTAAAACAGGGCGATGAAGCTCAGTGTTGTAAATTTAGTGATGCACTTTTAAGCCCAAGCAGTGTTTATGGTGGGCTTTTTGCACCAAAGGATTTGCCAAAAATAAGTAGTAAATTTTTTAAAAAAGAGCGAAGTTATGAGGAATTTGCGTTAAAAGTTATAGAAAAATTTAGTTTTGACCTTGATATAAATAGTTTTAAAAAAGCTATAAAAAGATATAGGAATTTTGATGATGAAAACTCGCCTATAAAAATTAAAAAAATATCAAAAAATCTTTATATAAATGAACTTTTTCATGGTCCAACAAGGGCTTTTAAAGATATGGCACTTCAACCTTTTGGCAAAATTTTAGATGAGCTTGCTAAAGATAGATTTGAAAAATATCTTATAATGTGTGCAACTAGCGGAGATACCGGACCTGCTACGCTAAATACATTTGAGAAGTCAAAAAATGTAAAAGTAGTTTGCCTGTATCCAATTGATGGAACAAGCGAAGTTCAAAGACTTCAAATGGTAACATCTAAGGGTAAAAATTTAAAAGTTATTGGCATAAAGGGTAATTTTGATGATGCTCAAAGAGCTTTAAAAACTCTTTTAAATGATGAAGATTTTAAAGAACAGCTTTTAAAAGAAAATTTAAATTTAAGTGCTGCTAATTCTGTAAATTTTGGGAGAATTTTATTTCAAATTTTATATCATTTATATGTTTATGCATATTTGCTTTTTAGTAAAAAAATCAAAGATGATGAAAGTATAGATATAATCGTGCCAAGTGGCAATTTTGGTAATGCTTTGGGTGCGTATTATGCCAAAAAAATGGGTGCTAAAATTGGCATGATAAAAATAGCCTCAAATTCAAACAATATACTAACTGAGTTTTTCAACACAGGAGTTTATGATTTAAGGAACAAAAAGCTTATAAAAACTATGAGTCCAGCTATGGATATATTAATTAGTTCAAATGTAGAAAGACTGCTTTTCGATAAATTTGGTTCAGTGCGAACAAAAGAGCTTATGGATAGTTTAAATAAAAATAAATTTTATGAGCTAAGTAAAGATGAATTAAAAGAGTTGCAAAATGATTTTATGGCAGATTTTTGCACAGATGAAGAGTGTGCAAAGTTCATAAAAGAGTGTGCAAAAGATTCTAATTTAATAGATCCTCACACTGCAACTTGTTTTAAAATGGTTCAAAAAGATAAGATTAATGTTATAACTTCTACGGCACAATGGGTTAAATTTACTCCATCAATGATAAAAGCTATCAAAAATGAAAATATAATAGATGAGAAAAAACAGATGATAAAACTTGCAAAAGAGTTTGATGCAAAGATACCAAAAAGCATTTTAACGCTTTTTGATGACAAGATAAATCATAGTGATGTTGTAGATCAAAGTGAGATAAAAAATACAATAATAAAATGGATAAAATCATGA
- a CDS encoding CRISPR-associated endoribonuclease Cas6 — MLTIQSKIPSKNLQIYKGLSKLIQGFFYSNLPEIEHIGYKHSSGKVFKKTNFCFTLKNGLLHIKFSALEKELEEMVAVSLLKNGLKLGEIHLVDTAINLSEHITDETDLNLKGYVVCNVKGLLDRKIYLEPADSRHLDIMTNNLLQKYETFYGKAYDSKLKIELLWQDFERFRKFYYGNNKNYMKAWLGVWNIKANNNLINLALSTGLGSGVMSYGCGFVEKV; from the coding sequence ATGCTTACAATACAAAGCAAAATTCCATCAAAAAATTTACAAATTTATAAAGGTTTATCAAAACTGATTCAGGGATTTTTTTACTCAAATTTACCTGAAATTGAACACATTGGATATAAACATAGTAGCGGAAAAGTTTTCAAAAAAACAAATTTTTGCTTTACTCTTAAAAATGGACTTTTGCACATCAAATTTAGTGCTTTGGAAAAAGAACTAGAAGAAATGGTAGCTGTATCCTTACTTAAAAATGGCTTAAAACTTGGCGAAATTCACTTGGTTGATACTGCGATAAATTTAAGTGAGCACATAACGGATGAAACGGATTTAAATTTAAAAGGATATGTTGTTTGCAACGTAAAAGGACTTTTAGATAGAAAAATCTATCTCGAGCCAGCTGACTCAAGACATTTAGACATTATGACAAACAACTTACTTCAAAAATATGAAACTTTTTACGGTAAAGCTTATGATAGCAAGCTTAAAATAGAGCTTTTATGGCAAGATTTTGAGAGATTTCGCAAATTTTACTATGGAAATAATAAAAACTATATGAAAGCTTGGCTTGGAGTTTGGAATATAAAAGCCAATAACAACTTAATAAATCTAGCCCTTTCTACTGGGCTTGGAAGTGGCGTTATGAGCTATGGATGTGGCTTTGTGGAAAAAGTTTAG
- the cmoB gene encoding tRNA 5-methoxyuridine(34)/uridine 5-oxyacetic acid(34) synthase CmoB — MNLEEIRKEKLNELNLEIYKKNISNISNLPIIEAECKFDDVIEISADIDDNTKNLVYETALSLKPWRKGPFDIFQTFIDSEWQSFIKFNILKPFLNLQGKVVEDIGCNNGYYLFRMLNYNPAKLVGFDPGIRAYLQFKFINHFINSNIHFELLGVEHLPYYEHKFDTLFCLGVLYHRSDPIKCLKDLKLSLNPNGELFLDTMIINSDKEIALCPNKTYSKIPNIYFIPSIKALQNWCQRAKFKDFTILATKKTDENEQRKTSWIDGESLGNFLNNKDKNFTVEGYPAPLRAYIKLSI, encoded by the coding sequence ATGAATCTTGAAGAGATAAGAAAAGAAAAATTAAATGAACTCAATCTTGAAATTTATAAAAAAAATATTAGTAATATATCAAATTTGCCCATCATAGAAGCTGAGTGTAAATTTGATGATGTTATAGAAATTTCAGCAGATATCGATGATAACACTAAAAATTTAGTTTATGAAACGGCTTTAAGTTTAAAGCCTTGGAGAAAAGGACCTTTTGATATTTTTCAAACTTTTATAGATTCTGAATGGCAAAGTTTCATTAAATTTAATATTCTAAAGCCATTTTTAAATTTACAAGGTAAAGTTGTTGAGGATATAGGTTGCAATAATGGCTATTATCTTTTTAGAATGTTAAATTACAATCCGGCAAAATTAGTAGGTTTTGATCCTGGCATTAGGGCGTATTTGCAATTTAAATTTATAAATCATTTTATTAACAGCAACATACACTTTGAGCTTTTAGGGGTAGAGCATTTGCCTTACTACGAGCATAAATTTGACACTCTTTTTTGTTTAGGTGTTTTGTATCATAGAAGCGATCCGATAAAATGCTTGAAAGATCTTAAATTATCATTAAATCCAAATGGTGAATTATTTTTAGACACTATGATTATCAATAGTGATAAAGAAATAGCTCTTTGCCCTAACAAAACTTACTCTAAGATACCAAATATATATTTTATACCAAGTATAAAGGCTTTGCAAAATTGGTGTCAAAGGGCTAAATTTAAAGATTTTACAATACTTGCAACAAAAAAAACAGATGAAAATGAACAGAGAAAAACAAGCTGGATTGATGGTGAAAGTTTGGGTAATTTTTTAAACAATAAAGATAAAAATTTTACAGTAGAAGGCTACCCGGCACCGCTTAGAGCTTATATAAAGCTTAGTATATAA
- a CDS encoding MBL fold metallo-hydrolase: MEVLAKECGRYQTNCYILSLNNKEIIIDPGENAFSWVINNVKNPLAILNTHGHFDHIYNNFELKNKFNIPIYAPKDDVFMIENDFLGIGYNPSKVDIKISNEDLFIVGDFKIKFHHFPGHTPGCSMIEIGDYLFSGDFLFYRSIGRYDFPYSSKEDMKNSLKKCLKIQKDFILLPGHGIPSTLKEEQNNITTWINRL, encoded by the coding sequence ATGGAAGTTTTGGCAAAAGAATGCGGCAGATATCAAACCAACTGCTACATATTATCTTTAAATAACAAAGAAATAATTATAGATCCAGGCGAAAATGCTTTTTCATGGGTAATTAATAATGTAAAAAATCCACTTGCAATCCTAAATACTCACGGGCATTTTGACCATATTTATAATAATTTTGAATTAAAAAATAAATTTAATATACCTATTTATGCACCAAAAGATGATGTTTTTATGATAGAAAATGATTTTTTAGGAATTGGTTATAATCCTAGTAAAGTTGACATAAAAATAAGCAATGAAGATCTATTCATTGTAGGCGATTTTAAAATAAAATTTCACCACTTTCCAGGTCATACACCAGGATGCTCGATGATAGAGATAGGTGATTATTTATTTAGCGGAGATTTTTTATTTTATCGTTCTATTGGAAGATATGATTTTCCATACTCAAGTAAAGAAGATATGAAAAACAGTCTAAAAAAATGTTTAAAAATACAAAAAGATTTTATACTTTTGCCAGGTCATGGAATACCATCAACACTAAAAGAAGAGCAAAATAATATCACAACATGGATAAATAGGCTTTAA
- a CDS encoding nitrous oxide-stimulated promoter family protein: protein MSNDKFIEQISTAVKFIQIYCDDKHKNEVKNAKELSLIYKNENLHTSIKYNLCKECEELVLYVYQRLQNCPHEEKPKCRKCPKTCYERDKYKQMAKIMVSSGTKLGLTKLAQKLGIKSKI from the coding sequence ATGAGCAATGATAAATTTATAGAACAGATTTCCACTGCAGTTAAATTTATTCAAATTTATTGCGACGATAAGCATAAAAATGAAGTAAAAAATGCAAAAGAACTAAGTTTAATTTATAAAAATGAAAATTTACATACATCTATAAAATATAATCTTTGCAAAGAATGCGAAGAATTGGTTTTATATGTGTATCAAAGGTTGCAAAATTGTCCTCATGAAGAAAAACCAAAATGTAGAAAATGCCCCAAAACTTGCTATGAAAGAGATAAATACAAACAAATGGCAAAGATAATGGTAAGTTCTGGAACTAAACTTGGTCTTACTAAATTAGCTCAAAAACTCGGTATAAAAAGTAAAATCTAA
- a CDS encoding diacylglycerol kinase gives MKPKYNFFKNTKYALSGVYCMLKSETSFRIELFLGSIFIIIALFLKTDILHKILLILPIFLIFITECINSAIERCIDLVTKDYHILAKETKDIGSCAVFLSICLCVCIWVAILVKILF, from the coding sequence ATGAAACCAAAGTATAATTTTTTTAAAAATACAAAATATGCATTAAGTGGTGTTTATTGTATGTTAAAGAGCGAAACTTCTTTTAGAATAGAACTATTTTTAGGCTCTATTTTTATCATTATAGCCCTGTTTTTAAAAACAGATATATTACATAAAATTTTACTTATTTTGCCTATATTTCTTATTTTTATAACAGAATGTATAAATTCAGCTATAGAAAGATGTATAGATCTTGTTACAAAAGATTATCATATATTAGCCAAAGAAACAAAGGATATAGGCAGTTGTGCTGTATTCTTATCAATATGCCTTTGTGTGTGTATTTGGGTTGCTATACTCGTAAAAATTTTATTTTAA
- a CDS encoding NAD+ synthase has protein sequence MGNYSDIHSKILNFLESNLNTAKNFIIGVSGGLDSAIVATLCAQVSTKNTYALLLPTKISNAKNLEDGINLCKMLGINYKIISIEPILQAYKVSIDENLNNIRLGNLCARIRMSLLYDYSAKISGFVVGTSNKSELMLGYGTIFGDMACAINPIGEIFKSDIFEFAKFLKIDKTFIEKKPSADLWENQCDESDLGYNYSDLDTVLKDISKNGINKADLYNKFDKNLVDRVLHLVNKNSFKLHPPKIAKIH, from the coding sequence ATGGGTAATTATTCGGATATACATAGTAAGATATTAAATTTTTTAGAATCAAATTTAAATACTGCTAAGAATTTTATAATTGGTGTTAGCGGTGGTTTGGATTCTGCAATAGTCGCTACTTTATGTGCGCAAGTATCTACAAAAAATACATACGCTTTGCTTTTGCCAACAAAAATTTCTAATGCAAAAAATTTAGAAGATGGCATTAATCTATGCAAAATGCTTGGTATAAATTATAAAATTATATCGATAGAACCTATTTTGCAAGCTTATAAAGTAAGCATAGATGAAAATTTAAATAACATTAGATTAGGCAATCTCTGTGCTAGAATCCGGATGAGTTTGCTTTATGATTATTCTGCTAAGATTAGTGGATTTGTTGTAGGAACTTCAAATAAAAGTGAGTTAATGCTAGGATATGGAACTATATTTGGCGATATGGCTTGTGCTATAAATCCAATTGGCGAAATATTTAAAAGCGATATTTTTGAGTTTGCAAAATTTCTAAAAATTGATAAAACATTCATTGAAAAAAAGCCAAGTGCCGATTTATGGGAAAATCAATGCGATGAATCTGATCTTGGATATAATTATAGTGATTTAGACACTGTTTTAAAAGATATAAGTAAAAATGGCATAAACAAAGCAGATTTGTATAATAAATTTGATAAAAATTTAGTAGATAGAGTTTTACATTTAGTAAATAAAAATAGTTTTAAGTTGCATCCTCCTAAGATTGCTAAAATACATTAA
- the argB gene encoding acetylglutamate kinase codes for MHTSIKTAEIILSALPYIQKFRDKIIVVKFGGSTQIKPEFKQEFARDMVLLQIVGIKVVIVHGGGKKINEFLQKTNIQSEFVNGIRKTSLEVLEVAEMVLCGNINKELTNLLNFHGAKSIGISGKDLGLFKAKALDMDNLGFVGKITDVNASAINDLLNLGIMPVISPIAAGDENSVNGYNVNADLCACEIAKALHASKVVFLSDISGILDKNQKLISKLNKDDIKRLIDDGTISGGMIPKALSCVECIENGVEKAHIINGKITHSILLELFTDVGIGSMIG; via the coding sequence TTGCACACAAGTATCAAAACAGCAGAAATCATACTTTCGGCACTTCCTTATATCCAAAAATTTAGAGATAAAATTATAGTAGTAAAATTTGGTGGTTCTACTCAGATAAAACCAGAGTTTAAACAAGAGTTTGCGAGAGATATGGTGCTGCTTCAAATTGTTGGCATAAAAGTTGTTATAGTTCATGGAGGCGGCAAAAAAATAAACGAGTTTTTACAAAAAACAAATATCCAAAGTGAATTTGTAAATGGCATTAGAAAAACATCGCTAGAAGTATTAGAAGTAGCAGAAATGGTGCTTTGCGGAAATATAAATAAAGAACTTACAAATTTACTAAATTTTCATGGTGCAAAATCTATAGGAATAAGCGGCAAAGATCTTGGTTTATTTAAAGCAAAAGCCCTTGATATGGATAATTTAGGTTTTGTTGGAAAAATAACTGATGTAAATGCTAGTGCCATAAATGATCTTTTAAATTTAGGTATAATGCCTGTAATCTCGCCAATTGCAGCTGGAGATGAAAATAGTGTTAATGGATATAATGTAAATGCAGATTTATGTGCATGTGAAATAGCTAAAGCCTTACATGCTAGTAAAGTTGTATTTTTAAGCGATATTTCTGGCATCTTGGATAAAAATCAAAAATTAATTAGTAAATTAAATAAAGATGACATAAAAAGACTTATTGATGATGGTACTATAAGTGGCGGTATGATACCTAAGGCACTTTCTTGCGTTGAATGCATCGAAAATGGTGTTGAAAAAGCACATATTATAAATGGAAAAATTACGCACTCCATACTTCTTGAGTTATTTACAGATGTTGGTATAGGAAGTATGATAGGATAA
- the aat gene encoding leucyl/phenylalanyl-tRNA--protein transferase — translation MDYIFPNALNAPVSDPMAYGGDLSKECLMSAYSNGIFPWFLIEKMPVWFSPDPRCVLYPNDFRLHKSLKSYIKKYNVKFDKNTKEFINFCRQERLKKDQTWITKEFVKAYSSLVDDGIVHSVEVYENDILVGGLYGLIIGKMFCGESMVSSSKNASKVALYHLCKALNNFDFLIDCQVTNPHLIFMGAKEIPRSEYLQILSIKKTQKSGFDKFGNLI, via the coding sequence ATGGACTACATTTTTCCAAATGCCCTAAACGCTCCTGTTTCAGACCCGATGGCATATGGAGGCGATTTAAGCAAAGAATGCTTAATGAGTGCTTATAGCAATGGCATATTTCCTTGGTTTTTAATAGAAAAAATGCCAGTTTGGTTTTCTCCAGATCCAAGATGTGTGCTGTATCCGAATGATTTTAGATTACACAAAAGTTTGAAATCTTATATAAAAAAATATAATGTAAAATTTGATAAAAACACTAAAGAATTTATAAATTTTTGCAGACAAGAAAGACTAAAAAAAGATCAAACTTGGATAACAAAGGAATTTGTAAAAGCATATTCATCTTTAGTGGATGATGGTATTGTTCATAGCGTGGAAGTGTATGAAAATGATATTTTAGTTGGTGGATTATATGGGCTCATAATAGGCAAAATGTTTTGTGGAGAAAGTATGGTTTCATCTAGCAAAAATGCATCCAAAGTAGCACTTTACCATCTTTGTAAAGCACTAAATAATTTTGATTTTCTAATCGATTGTCAAGTTACAAATCCTCATCTTATATTTATGGGTGCAAAAGAAATACCAAGAAGCGAATATTTACAAATTTTATCTATCAAAAAAACACAAAAAAGCGGATTTGATAAATTTGGAAATTTAATTTAG
- a CDS encoding DegT/DnrJ/EryC1/StrS family aminotransferase: MEKIDFFRPQIDDKEKELIKQALENPNSVDMVLDFENSIKKYFGVKHVISTNNGTSAKHLALCAMDIKRGDKIICSVNSFPNIAEVIRHFDAEPIFVDIKEDDFNINPQKFEEVIKANKSKKLKCAFITHMAGQSADMEEIYDIANKHEIYIIDDATNALGATYKGKKIGSMSSKISCFRINSQFNISVASAGFMVTNDDDIAKRALLLRNHGIINNGGKNDNLGYIYDVIDIGTKYNLNTLDAAFCLAQFQKVDMFIKKRIEIASIYNQNLKDCPHIEIPVNNGEHTYSQYIIKVDKNRDSFARDLADLGISTALHYVPLNLLSYYKNKYNLKVNAFPSALKTYQTVLSLPIYSDLKNEEIEYICSSILKTAKSRV, translated from the coding sequence ATGGAAAAAATAGATTTTTTTAGACCTCAAATAGATGACAAAGAAAAAGAGCTTATAAAACAAGCATTAGAAAATCCAAATAGTGTTGATATGGTTCTTGATTTTGAAAATAGTATAAAAAAATATTTTGGTGTAAAGCATGTTATTTCTACTAATAATGGTACATCTGCAAAACATCTTGCACTTTGTGCCATGGATATCAAAAGAGGCGATAAAATAATTTGTTCTGTAAATTCATTTCCAAATATCGCTGAAGTTATAAGACATTTTGATGCAGAACCTATTTTTGTTGATATAAAAGAAGATGATTTTAATATCAACCCTCAGAAATTTGAAGAAGTTATTAAGGCAAATAAAAGTAAAAAACTAAAATGTGCATTTATAACTCATATGGCTGGCCAATCTGCAGATATGGAAGAAATTTATGATATAGCTAATAAGCATGAAATATATATAATAGATGATGCAACTAATGCTCTTGGTGCGACATATAAAGGTAAAAAAATAGGAAGTATGAGTTCTAAGATATCTTGTTTTAGAATAAATTCACAGTTTAATATTAGTGTTGCAAGTGCTGGTTTTATGGTAACAAATGATGATGATATAGCCAAAAGAGCTTTACTTTTAAGAAATCATGGAATAATAAACAATGGTGGTAAAAATGATAATCTTGGCTATATTTACGATGTCATAGACATAGGCACAAAATATAACCTTAATACACTAGATGCTGCTTTTTGTTTGGCTCAGTTTCAAAAAGTTGATATGTTTATCAAAAAAAGAATAGAAATAGCGTCTATTTATAATCAAAATTTAAAAGATTGTCCGCATATAGAAATTCCTGTAAATAATGGCGAACATACTTATTCTCAATACATAATAAAAGTCGATAAAAATAGAGATAGTTTTGCTAGAGATTTAGCAGATCTTGGTATAAGCACAGCTCTTCATTATGTTCCTTTAAATCTTTTAAGTTATTATAAAAATAAATATAATTTAAAAGTAAATGCATTTCCATCTGCACTGAAGACATATCAAACTGTTCTGTCTTTGCCTATTTATTCTGATTTGAAAAACGAAGAGATTGAGTATATTTGCAGTAGCATTTTAAAAACAGCAAAATCTCGTGTGTAG
- a CDS encoding tetraacyldisaccharide 4'-kinase produces MCRQKIHLWINRYFYRPNLFDIFLSIILLPFSFIYGFLVCIKKLCFKPKNFDIKIISVGNIIVGGSGKTPLVKAIYELFAPQIKTFIILRGYKRKSSGCLLVANDGEIFLDVIKSGDEAMEYAKFKANVIVSEDRKFGIDMAKKYGAKLIIFDDGFSKFDINKFDILLKPQIEPFFSFTFPSGAYRYPTFFYKFANFIPQNSDIIKNSKIINPSDKMLLVTAIANPHRLKEHFDKCVGMEFYPDHYDFNKNELLNLLQKYQATTLLITMKDFVKIESFNLPTSIIVLETTISQKFAKTLYNYVFDSKFSSF; encoded by the coding sequence GTGTGTAGACAAAAAATACATTTATGGATAAATAGATATTTTTATAGACCAAATTTATTTGATATATTTTTATCCATAATTTTGCTGCCATTTAGCTTTATTTATGGATTTTTGGTTTGTATAAAAAAGCTCTGTTTTAAACCAAAAAATTTTGATATAAAAATTATAAGTGTTGGAAATATAATCGTCGGCGGTAGTGGAAAAACGCCACTTGTTAAAGCTATTTATGAGTTATTTGCCCCACAAATCAAAACTTTTATCATTCTGAGAGGTTATAAAAGAAAGTCAAGCGGCTGTTTGCTGGTTGCAAATGATGGAGAAATTTTTTTAGATGTTATAAAAAGTGGCGATGAAGCTATGGAATATGCTAAGTTTAAAGCAAATGTTATAGTTAGCGAGGATAGGAAATTTGGTATTGATATGGCTAAAAAATACGGAGCGAAGTTAATTATTTTTGATGATGGATTTTCTAAATTTGATATAAATAAATTTGATATTTTGCTTAAGCCGCAGATAGAGCCATTTTTTTCATTTACTTTTCCAAGCGGTGCTTATAGATATCCAACTTTTTTTTATAAATTTGCAAATTTTATACCACAAAATTCAGATATTATAAAAAATAGTAAAATTATAAATCCAAGCGATAAAATGCTTTTAGTTACAGCTATAGCAAATCCGCATAGATTAAAAGAGCATTTTGATAAATGCGTAGGTATGGAGTTTTATCCAGATCATTATGATTTTAATAAAAATGAACTTTTAAATTTATTGCAAAAGTATCAAGCCACAACGCTTCTTATTACTATGAAAGATTTTGTAAAAATTGAGAGTTTTAATTTGCCTACTTCAATAATAGTTTTAGAAACTACTATTAGTCAAAAATTTGCAAAAACGCTTTATAATTATGTCTTTGATAGTAAATTTAGTTCGTTTTAG